The following nucleotide sequence is from Myxococcus guangdongensis.
GCTTCGGTCCCCCTGGGTGGCGAGGACGTGGCGGTCCTCGTCCCACCATCGCTGGAACAGCCACTCCTGGAGCCGGGGCGTGAGGGCACCCGGGCGCAGGTTCCGGAGGAGGGAGGCGCGACGCTCCGGCGGCTCGGCGCTCAGGACCTCCCTCGCGAGCGTCTCCGCGTCCTCGTCGAGCCCCGCTTCGAAGAGCACGCACGTCAGGGGGAAGGTGGGGTGGGGTGGCTCGGGGGGCGTCCTCCCCGTGAGCCGGGACAGCGCCTCGGTGGACAACTTCAACCAGGGCGGGCGCCATCGGCCGGCCAGGGGGACGGCCTCCCGCGCTTCGTAGGGCTCGCGAGCGTCCAGCAGCAGCTCACGCAGGTCGCCCGCATGGCGTCCCGAGGTGTCGAGCTGGCCGAGCAGGTGGACCGCGCGGGCGCGCAGCCACGTGTCGGCGCGGGGCGAGGACTGGAGGAGGCAGACGAGCTGCGCGCAGAGGCTCTCGCGCGAGGACCACACCACGGTGGGAACGGAAACCACGTCGGACGCCGCGTTGGGACCGGGGGGCGAGGCCGGCTGCGTGGTTGCAGAAGTCTTGGGAAAGCTAGCCCGGCGACATCCTCGTCGTCCACCGACACGCGACTCGCGGGTCGACCTTGCATCGTGAAGCGAGGGTGCTCTAGTCCGCGCCGTGACGTCCCCCGAGAAACACCGCGCCATCGAAGCCGTGTGGCGGATTGAATCCGCGCGACTCATCGCCGGCCTGACGCGCATGGTGCGCGACGTCGGGCTCGCGGAGGAGCTGGCGCAGGACGCCCTGGTCGCGGCGATGGAGCGCTGGCCCGACAGCGGCATCCCGGACAACCCGGGCGCTTGGTTGATGGCGACCGCCAAGCGCCGCGCCATCGACGAGCTGCGTCGGGGCAAGCGCGTCGAGCGCAAGCACGAGGAGCTGGGGCACGAGCTGGAGTCGGACCAGGCCCACGGGCAACCGGACCTGGACACGGCGCTCGACAACGACGTGGGCGATGACCTGCTGCGGCTGATGTTCATCGCCTGCCATCCCATCCTCTCCACGGAGGCGCGCGTCGCGCTCACGCTCCGGCTGCTCGGTGGACTGACGACGGAGGAGATTGCCCGCGCGTTCCTGGTGCCCGGTCCCACCGTCGCGCAGCGCATCGTCCGCGCCAAGCGCACGCTGGCCGAGGAGAAGGTGCCCTTCGAGCTGCCTCATGGCGAGGAACTCGCGGCGCGGCTGTCGTCGGTGCTGGAGGTCATCTACCTCGTCTTCAACGAGGGTTACTCCGCGACGGCGGGCGATGACTGGATGCGGCCGGAGCTGTGCGCGGACGCGCTGCGGCTGGGGCGCATCCTCGCCGAGCTCGCGCCCCTGGAGCCGGAGGTGCACGGCCTGGTCGCGCTGATGGAGATTCAAGCGTCGCGCTCGCGGGCGCGCGTGGGTCCTTCCGGGGAGCCGGTGCTGCTGCTCGAGCAGAACCGGGGCCTGTGGGACCCGTTGCTGATTCGCCGAGGGCTCGCGGCGCTGGAGCGCGCGGAGAAGCTGGGCGGGGCGCAGGGGCCCTACGCGCTGCAGGCCGCGCTCGCCGCCTGTCACGCGCGGGCGCGCAAGGCGGAGGAGACCGACTGGGCGCGCATCGCGTCGCTGTATGGCGTGCTGGTGCGGCTGTCGCCCTCGCCCGTGGTGGAGCTCAACCGCGCGGTGGCGCTGTCCATGGCCTATGGCCCCGCGGCGGGGCTGGCGGTGGTGGACACGCTCACGTCGGAGCCCACGCTCGCGCACTACCACCTGCTGCCGAGCGTGCGCGGGGATTTGCTGCGCAAGCTGGGGCGCTTCGACGAGGCGCGCAAGGAGTTCGAGCGGGCGGCCTCGCTCACCCGGAACGCCCGCGAGCAGGCGCTGCTCCTCGAGCGCGCCCAGGACTGCACCCGCGGCAGGGCGTGAACGGGCGGAGCCAGTCCCGCGGGAATCTTCCGCGCTCCATGCAGCGCAAGCGTCGACCAGCGAGCGTCCGTGCTCGCGGGGAGGGGGCACCGCGGGCCTGGTGCACGCGTGCGGGGTGGACCTGTGCCGGGATGGTCTACCCTGCGCGCATGTGCCGGAACATCAAGCCCCTCTTCAACTTCACCCCGCCCTCCACGGATGACGACATCCGCGCGGCGGCGCTCCAATTCGTCCGGAAGATCGCCGGGACTCGCAAGCCGTCGAAGCAGAACACGGACGCGTTCGACGTCGCCGTCGAGGAGATCTACCAGAGCTCGAAGCGGATGCTGGACGGGCTGGTGGCCACGACACCGCCGAGAGACAGGGTGCGGTTCGAGGCACTCAAGCGCCTGCGCTACAAGAAGGCCGCCGACGCGGGCTGAGGCCCCGGGCGCCCCGACGCGCTGACCGACTGTTCCCACGCAGTGCACACACGGCGCGCGGTGCCGAGGTGGCCCGTCGTGCCCTGGAGGTCGTCCGATGAAGCGGTCCCCGTGGTGGTCCGTCGTTGGCTGTCTCTCCTCCGTCCTGTCCTTCGGCGCGGGCTGTGGCGCCGAAGCCCCCCAGGACACCCAGGCCCCGGAGCAATCCACCGCGGCCCTGGCGTGCTCCACGCGCATCACCTACGGCGACCGCTGGATTCATCCCGCCAACCACCCGAACCCGTACGACGTGGCCTCGGACCTGGTGACGTGGGATGGCGTCTGCGTCAACGAGGGCACCAACTCCTACGCGGTGCTCTCCAACGGCTGGAAGCCGTACTTCACCGGCAACAACGCCTGTGTGCTCGCGCTGGACACGGACTGTCCCGGGGCCTCCGCGTGCGCGACGCGCGTCACCTACGGCGCGGCGTGGATCCACCCGGCGAACCACCCCGCGCAGCACGACGACACCGGCGGGCGCGTGTTCTGGGATCGCGCGTGTGTGAATGCGCCGCCCAACTCCTACGCGGTGCTGTCGAACGGGTGGGGGCCGTACTTCACCGGCGCCAACGCCTGCGGCATCTCCTTGCGCTACACGGGCTGCGGCGGGCTCTACCAGAACCCCGTCGTCCCCACGGACTGCGCGGATCCGGGCGTCATCCACGACGGCACGCGCTACGTGGCGGCGTGCACCTCCGGCGGCGCGGCCAGCGCCTTCCCGCTGCGCGTCTCCACCGATTTGGTGACGTGGACGAGCGCGGGTTCCATCTTCCCCTCGGGCACGCGTCCGTCCTGGGCCACCGGTGACTTCTGGGCGCCCGAAATCCACCGCGTGGGCGGCCGCTTCATCGCGTACTACACGGCGCGACACTCGAGCGGGAAGCTGGCCATCGGCGCGGCCACGGCCTCGAGCGCGCTCGGTCCCTTCACCGACTTGGGCCGGCCCCTCATCCTGGACGCCGGCATGGGGATGATCGACGCGACGTTCTTCGCGGACGCCGCGGGCACGGGCTACCTGGTGTGGAAGGCGGACGGCAACGCGGTGGGCCAGCCCACGCCCATCTACGGGCAGGCGCTCTCCGCGGATGGTCTGTCGCTGGTCGGCACGCGCCGCACGCTCATCACCAACGACCTGGGCTGGGAGGGCGGCGTGGTGGAGGCGCCGTGGGTCGTCGCCCGCGGCGGTTACTACTACCTCTTCTACAGTGGTAACGCGTACTACAACAGCACCTATGCCGTGGGAGTGGCCCGCGCGACGAGCCCCCTGGGGCCGTACACCAAGGCGGGCGCGCCGATTCTGGCGACGGGGGGAGGCTGGGTGGGACCGGGCCACAACTCGGTGGTCAACGGGCCGGGCGGAGACACGTACATGGTCTACCACGCCTGGAACGCGGCCCACACCGCGCGGGTCATGCTGGTGGACGCCATCACCTGGCCCAACGGCTGGCCCGCGGTGCCGGAGGCGCCCTCGGCGGGCTCACGTCCCCAGCCGTAGCGGAGGAGGTCCTCGGGGGGCACGGTGCTCGTCCGTGCCCCCGGCGGACGTCAGGGCGTCCCGGTGGATGCCTGGAGCGAGGGCTCCGGAGCGTCGAACTTCTGCGGCCCCAGGGCGGAGCGCTGGAACCAACCGGCGAGCCCGAGCAGCACGAGTCCGGAGGTGCGCAGCGTGCGCAGCAGCTCCGCCCCCAGCGCCTCGTCACCCGGCAGGAGCGCCGCCAGCCACACGCGCGCGTCGTAGAGCAGCCACGTGGCGCCCGACAGGCCCATGGCCCACCACACCCAGGCGAGCTTGCCGCCGCGCAGCATGTACGCGACGCGCAGGATGGGGGCGACCAGGAAGATGGTCGTCATGTCCGCCAGCGTGGAGGCCAGGCTGATGATGGCCGACGGCGCCAGGCTCTGGCCGGACACCAGGTTGCGCACCTCGGTGACCAGTGACGGCACCCCGACGGCCAGCGCCGCCAGCGCCGTCACCGCCCACAGCGCGCGCGAGCGCGGGCTGGACGGAGGCTGCAGACCGGACTGCTGATAGGTCATGGCCAGCAGGACGAGCGCGTACGTGGTGGCGATGTTGGCCAGCACGACGACGACCATCCGGTACGGCAACAGCGGCGATGCCGTGAAGGGCACGTCCGGCACGGTGTGCAGCCAGTAGCTGCGCAGCGCCGCGCTCACCAGCGACAGCGCGGCACCCGCCGTGAGCCCGCCCCAGACCTTGCGCAGGTAGTCCCCGGAGACGAACGCGCTGGCCGCCGCGAGCGTGCCGCCCACCGCGAGCAGCCCGCTCAACCACCCGGCCACGTCGTGCACCAGCCCCAGCTTCGCCGGCTCGGAGCTCGCCACCGCGAACAGGTGCGCGGCCTGGAGCACCACGACGGCGCCGAACCAGGGCGCCACGGACGAGGAACGCGAGGACGCCGTCATCGCGCCTTCTCCAGCGACGTGGCGATCTCCGCCAGGATGACCTTGGCGTGCAGCGCGCCAATGAACGTGTTGAGCATCGGCTTGAGGCCTTCGAGCAGTTGCGGCAGGTCCTGGGGGGTGACCTGCTCGGGCGGACGCTTGAGGGCGCGCAACGCGGCCGTGTGGATGGCCATCTTGGCGGTGAAGCCTCCGAGCAGGGGTTCGAGGTGACGCACGAGAATGTCGTGCCAGCCGGCGGGGGCGGTCTGGGAGGACGGGTTCAGAATCGCGAACGCTCCTGTTGGGGAGGCCCACGCTAGAGCGATTTCTCAAGACATACGAGAGGCCCGTCTGCCCATCACGTCGATTGATACTCGTTCCGCAAGGAATTCCGGGAGCCCCTGTCTTTGTCGAGACGACAGGTGTAGGGGCCGGAGACCGGGCGTGCAGCCTGCCCGGCCGCCGGGCGAACAGGTGCGCCGGCGGCGGGCGTCAGGCGGGTGTCAGGCCTTGATGTAGCGCTCGAACACTGCGCCGAAGTCCTTCACCCAGTACTTCTGCTGGGCGCCGGTGAGCCAGGCGAAGGCGGCCTGGTTGAGCTCCTTGAAGGACTCGACGACGGGCGCGCCGCTGGCCGCGCCGCGGCCGAGCGTGGTGGAGGCGACATCCAGGCTCGTCTTGGCATGGGCGAGCGACAGCTCGTTCTCGTGCTGCATCTCCGCGATGCGGAACAGGGCCTTGTAGAGGTCCTTCACCTGCTCCAGCTGCTTCTTGTGCACGTCGATGGAGTAGTCCCGGTTGCCCAGACGGAACTTGATCTCCACGTCCATGTCGATGGTGCCGGCCGTCTCCAGCATGACGTTGGAGATGGGATTGGCGGCGTACGTGAAGCGGCGCAGCATGCGCTTCTTGCTGGCGGCGCTGGTGCCGTCCAGGTGGATGAGCGCCCTGTTCGTGAAGCAGTACTCGTCGGACTTGGACTTGATGAGGAAGAAGATCTTCTCCTGGTCCTCGTGATTCACATAGTCGTCCGAGTCGACCTTGTCGTAGTCGGCCGGAGCGATGACCGAGCCGACGTCACTGAGGCCGAGTGCGTCCGCGGCGAGCTTCCCGAACATGCTGTGTCTCCCTGTGTGTACCGCCGGGCCCCCAAGGCCCGGCGGGAGCATAGGGGAGAGCCCCTCACAGGTCGAAGCGAATCCCCTGCGCCAGGGGCAGCGCGTCCGAGTAGTTCAGCGTGTTGGTCTGCCGCCGCATATACGCCTTCCACGCGTCGGAGCCGGACTCGCGGCCGCCGCCGGTGTCCTTTTCACCCCCGAAGGCGCCGCCAATCTCCGCGCCGGACGTGCCGATGTTGACGTTGGCGATGCCGCAGTCGGAGCCGGAGGCGGACAGGAAGCGCTCGGCGACCTGCAAGTCCTTGGTGAACACCGACGAGGACAAGCCCTGGGGCACGCCGTTCTGGATGACGATGGCCTCCTCGAGCGTGCGGTAGGGCAGCACGTAGAGGATGGGCGCGAAGGTCTCCTCCTGGACCCACGCGTCGGTGGGCTTCACGTCGGTGACGAGCGTGGGCTGCACGTAGTGGCCGGGGCGCTCCAGCGCCTTGCCGCCGCTCACCACGCGGGCCCCCGCGGCGCGCGCCTGGTCGAGCGTGGCCTCGAAGCGCTTCACCGCGGCCCGGTCGATGAGCGGGCCCATCAGCGTGCCGGCCTCCAGCGGGTCTCCGATGCGCTTCTCCACCTGGGCGTAGGCGCTGGCGAGCTTGCCCAGCACGTCGTCGAGGATGGACGCGTGGACGATGAGCCGGCGCGTGGTGGTGCAGCGCTGGCCCGCGGTGCCCACCGCGCCGAAGACGATGGCGGGGATGGCCAGCTTCAGGTCCGCGGTGGCGTCCACGATGATGGCGTTGTTGCCGCCGAGCTCCAGCAGGCTGCGGCCCAGCCGCTGCGCCACGCGCACGCCCACCTGGCGGCCGACGGCGGACGAGCCGGTGAAGCTCACCAGCGCGACGCGCGCGTCGTCCACCAGCCGCTCGGCGCGCGCGGTGCCCGCGGCGTTGAGCAGGAAGAACACCTCCGGGAAGCCGCCGGCCTTCAGCGCCGCGTTGCAGATGCGCGTGGCGGCGATGGACGTCAGCGGCGTCTTGGGCGAGGGCTTCCAGATGGACACGTCGCCGCACACCGCGGCGATGAACGCGTTCCAGGACCAGACGGCCACCGGGAAGTTGAACGCGCTGATGATGCCGACGAGGCCCAGCGGGTGCCACTGCTCGTACATGCGGTGGCCGGGGCGCTCGGAGTGCATCGTCAGGCCGTAGAGCATGCGCGACTGGCCGACGGCGAAGTCGGCGATGTCGATCATCTCCTGCACCTCGCCGTCGCCCTCCGCCTTCACCTTGCCCATCTCCAGCGACACGAGCGAGCCGAGCGCGTCCTTGTGGCGACGCAGCGCCTCGCCGCACAGGCGGATGGCCTCGCCCCGGCGCGGCGCGGGCAGCGCCCTCCACGCGACGAAGGCCTGGGCGGCCGCGTGCATCAGCCGCTCGTACTCGTCCGCCGTCGCCGACGACACGGTGGCGAGCTTCGCTCCGTTGGAGGGGTTGAAGACCTCCAGCAGGGGCTCGGAGCGGGAGTCCGCCCACTCGCCGTTGCCGAGGTAGCTGCCGGGGTTGTGCTCGCCGAGGCCGAGCGCGTCGAGAATGGGATGGAGCATGGCGTTGGGGTGCTTACAACGTCGGGGCCTTCGTTGCGACCCGCGTCGGGGCGGGGCGTTCAGGCTGGGTCAGCAGCCAGTCCGTGAAGGCGCGTGCCGCGGTGCGCAGTCGGCGGTGGGAGGGGTACACCACGAAGTAGGAGTAGCGCGTGGGCAGCGCGGGGCCGGGCAGTCGCAGGAGGCTGCCGTCGGCGAGGAAGGTCTCGCAGACGCGCTCCCGGGCGAGCGCCGCGCCCAGGCCCCACACGGCGGCCTGCATCGCGTTGGTCGTGTCGCTGAAGGTGTGGCGCACGTCCAGCGCGGCCCCGTGGACGTCCGCGGCGCGCAGCCAGTCCGGCCACGTCTGCCGCGCCAGGTCCTCGATGAGCGGAAGCCGGGGGATGTCCGCGGGGGTGAGGATGTGCTCGACGCCGGGCAGGCGAGGGGAGGCCACCGGGAACATGGCGTCTGGCATCAGCGCATGGGTCGTCATGCCGGGCCAGTGGCCCATCCCATAGCGGATGCCCAGGTCCGGGCCGCCCTCGTCGAAACGGGACAGCGTCATGTCGGAGTCGACGCGCACGCGCAGCCGTGGGTGCTGGGCGTTGAACTCCGCCAGCCGGGGCACCAGCCACGTGTGCGCCAGGGAGTGCATCGTGGTGACGCGGACGAGGTGTCGCTCGCTGCGGGCATCCGACAGCTCCCGCACCACGTCATGGATGTCCGTCAGCGCGCCGCTGGCCGCGTCGGCCAGTTGGCGGCCCTCCACGGTGAGCTCCACGCCGCGCGCATGGCGCTGGAAGAGGGTGACGCCGAGCATCCCCTCCAGCTTGCGCACGTGGTGGCTGACGGCGCTGGCCGTCAGGTGCAGCTCCTGGCCGGCGCGGGCGAAGTTCTGGTGTCGCGCGGCCGCCTCGAAGGCCGCCAGGGCCGGCAGCCATGCCGTGGGAAGCGTCATGGGAGCCTCAAATCATACGCGTGGCTGACCTCAAAACCATGCGATTGCTTCAGCGCGGGTCGGGGCGCAGAAGGGGAGAGACCGGAGTCAGATTCGTGCCTTGGTCCACCTGGTGAACCGCCCATGACCACCCCTTCGCTTGTTCGTCCCGTCGTCCCGACGCTGTCCGGTGCCTGGCTGACCCTCCTGGAGATGGGTTTCCTGGGGGCGCTCTGGGGCTCGTCCTTCATGTTCATGCGCATCGCGGCGCCGGACTTCGGGCCCGTGCCGCTCGTCGCGGTGCGACTGGTGCTGGGCGCGATGGTGCTCCTGCCCTTGTTGTGGCGCGCCCGCGCGGCCATCACCCCATCGCACTGGCCCAAGCTGGCGCTGGTGGGGACGCTCAACGCGGCGGTGCCCTTCGTGCTCTTCGCCTGGGCGGCGCAGCGTGTGCCCGCGGGCATCAGCGCCATCGGCAACAGCATGACGGTGCTCTTCACCGCGCTGGTGGCCTTCCTCTTCTACGGCGAGCGCATCGGCCCGCGCCGTGGGGTGGCGCTCGTGGTGGGCTTCGCGGGCGTGGTGGTGCTCGCCAGCGGGAAGATCGAGGGCGCAAGCCCCGGCCTGGGCGTGGCCGCCGCGGTGACGGCCGCGTTCTTCTACGGCATCTCCGCGAACCTGGTGCGCAGGCACATGCAAGGGGTGCCCGCGGGCGCCGTCGCGGCGGCCACGCTGGGGTGCGCGGCGCTCCTGACGCTGCCCTTCGCCATCGCGAGCTGGCCGGCGCAGCCCATCCGGAGCGTGTCCTGGTTCTCGGCCGCGACGCTCGGGATGCTCTGCACCGGGCTGGGCTACGCGCTGTACTACCGGCTCATCCAGCGCGTCGGCGCGTCCCGTGCCGTCACCGTCACGTACCTGGTGCCCCTGTTCGGCGTGGCCTGGGCGTGGCTGCTGCTCGGCGAGCCCCTGACGCTGTCCATGGCCGTCGCCGGCTCGCTCATCCTGGGCAGCGTCGCCTTGGGCCAGCGGCAGTCCGCGTGAGCGCGCGCGGACCGCCGAGCGAAGGCTCATGGACAGCCGGAGCTGACCTGGAGCGCGTCGTAGGCCATCCAGCCGTTGCGCTTGGTGCCGGTGGCCGCGATGACGTAGCCGTAGAGGAACTTCATCTCCCCCGACTGCTGGCGGTAGCGGCCCGCGCTGTCCTGGACCCAGAGGGGGATGTCGATGGAGGGGACGCCGTGCTCGGTGGGCACGTCCAGGCGCTGGAACTTGGTGCCCGCGGGGAAGTGGTCCACCGCGGGGCCGCCCAGCGCCATGCCGGGCACGTTGAAGACCAGGTTGACGGAGCGCTGGCCGTTGGCGCGCACCAGCGGCAGGTAGTCTCCGGCGCGCTCGTGGGTGGCGTCGCTGTCGTAGACGACCTTCTTGAGCTCGAGCACCGGGTCATGCGAGTTGCGCACGGCGTAGCAGCCCAGCTTCGCCAGCCCCGCGCCCAGGGCGGAGACATGGCCCACCTTCTGCTCGAAGGACGTGCGCCCCAGGATGCTGGAGATGGGCAGCCACCCCGCGCTCGAGTTGGACGTGGAGACGGCGAAGGCGTGCAGCTCCCCGGCGAACGTGCGCGTCTGGCCATGGTTGAAGGCGGCGCTCGTGCGTGTGTTGGTGCCCACCACGGTGCCGTTGCCGTCGCGGATGGACACGCCCGTCACCAGCCCCCAGTTGTCGTCCGCCGGGTCGTTCGTGGGGACGCGGTTGCCGCCGCTCACCTGCAGCTTGCAGTTGTACGCGCTCACCAGGCAGTACTCGCCGTTGACGCCCGAGAAGGCCGCCTGCTCCCGCGTCTGGAGCGCGCCGTCGTCGGGCTTGAGGCCCCCTCCGCACGCGGTGACGAGCAGGCTCAGGGACGCAATCGAGATGGTCGTGATTTTCATGATTAATATGAGAAAGCGTTGAGCCCGGAGCCGTCAACGCGGGCGTCGACGAGCGGCCGGTGGGCGAGCGGGGGATGTTGAGCCCTGGTCAAAGGGGCGCATGCCGCGAGCGCGCCAACGCACCGCGTCCTGGGGCGCGGCGTCGAGGTACGCTGCCGGCGCGATGTCCCGCCTCCCCGACGCCTTGCCCTCGCCGCGCCGCTTCCACGACGAGCCGCTCATCCTCATCCTCCGCCACCTGAAGGCGGGGCTCGCGCAGGCGGGCCGGGTGCGCATCGAGGTGCCGGACCCGGACCTGGGCGCCGGGCGTTATCCGGGCGAGCGGGTGGGCCCGGAGGAGGGCCTGGTGCACCGTCCCCTGCGCCACTGGTGTGACCTGGCGGAGGGGCTGGGCTGCCGGCTGCTCACGCCGCGCGTCGTGGAGGCCACGCATGTGGCGCTGACCTTCGAGGCCTTGGGGGCCGAGGCGTCCTGGCACGCGGGGAGCGCGAGGCCGGAGGTGGAGGTGCCCGCGGAGGAGCGGTATGGGGCGGACTCCGCCTTCGCGCGCGTGCGCAAGCTGGAGGACGCGGGCTTTCTGTTGCCGTGGTTGGAGGCGCTGGGGCGCGTGCGGTTGCCCGCGGTCGCGAGGGTGCTGGACCTGGGCGTCAACCGTGGGGACGAACTGGACGCGTTCTCCTGGTTGGAGACGGTGCCTGACGTCTCCTTCGTGGGCGTGGACCACAGCGCCACCGCGATTGCCCAGGCGCGCGCCCGCTTCCCCGACTCGCGTCATGCCTTCCATGTGGCGGACCTCAACGCGCTGCCCGCCGCGCTGGGGCGCTTCCACCTGGTGGTGTCGGTGGGCACGTTGCAGAGCCCCGGTGTGGATGACCACGCGTTGTTGCGGACGCTGGTGCAGGAGCATCTGGAGTCCGAATCGACGCTCGTGCTCGGCTTCCCCAACTCGCGCTTCCGCGACGGCGAGGTCGTCTACGGTGCCCGCGTGCGCAACCTGCGCGAGTCGGACCTGTCGCTGCTCGTGAAGGACTTGTCGTTCTACCGCCGCTACCTGCACCAGCACGGCTTCCGCACGTTCCTCGGTGGGAAGTACGACCTGCTGCTCACGGCGGTGCGCGGTGGGGCTCAGTCCTCCGACTGAACGTCGCCGGGTTGGACGCCCCAGTCCGCGAGCACCTGGGCCTCGTCCTCGGGGCTCTTGGTCTTCTTGAAGCGCGCGTCGGAGACGCCCTTGACGCGGCGCTCGCACGCGGCCCACGTGGCGTGGCGCTTCACGCTGCGGCCCACCTGGCTCAGGTACGAGTGCGCCTTGACCGCGGGCTGACGAGGCTTCTCCTCCGGGAGCGAGGTGTCCTCGGGGATGTCGTGGACGTCCACCTCGTACGTGGACAGCGCGCCCGAGTAGAGCCGCACGCCCTTGCCGCGCGAATAGCCCACGGCGATTTCATCCACCCGCTCGTTGCCGGGCACCCCCACGTGTCCGCGCACGTAGTGCCACTCGACCGCGGCGGCCTCGCCGGAGTGGGTCTGCTTGCGTTGGGCGAGCAGCGCCATCAGCCGCTTCCAATAGGGCGTGTTGGCGACCTCCTTGCCCTCGGCCGTCTTCCAGCCGCGCTTGCTCCAGCCGAACGCCCACTTGGTGATGCCCTGAATCACATAGGTGGAGTCGGTGTGGATGCGCAGCGGGCCGGGCGTGGCCTCCAGGTGGCGCAGCGCCATGCCCACGGCGGTCATCTCCATCCGGTTGTTGGTCGTCTCGCGCTCGTGGCCACCCAGCTCCGTCACCTGTCCGTCCGGCGTGGCGATGATGACGCCCCAGCCCCCGGGGCCCGGATTGCCGGAGCAGGCTCCGTCGGCGAAGACGACCGTGGCGTGGCTCTTCATGCGGCGCACCCTAGGCGGCCTCGGGGCGGGGCGGCCAGGATGACTCGCGGCAGGGGCGTCCTCGGGCTGACATGAAAGTCGTGATTCCACCACGAGCCCGAGTCTTCCTCACTTGGAGGCGTGAGCGTGGTACGTGGCTTGCTCCTGCCGCGAGGGCTCGGGCGGGAGCGCTGGTACCCGAGGGAAAGCCATCCACACCACCATGTCGACCGAGCACTTCAAGTCCTCCCCGAGCGACTCCAGGCCCCTCTCCTCGCGCGGCAGGACCTGGGCCGCCAGGCTCGCGCTGCTGGTGGCGGCGGCCGCCTCGGTGGCCACGTCGCGCAGCGCGCCGGCCGCACGCGTCGAGGAGTCGGCGCCGGGCGTGCTGCGGCTGTCGGCGGACGCGCCCTCGGCCAGCGTGCTGTTGCCGGTGCGGCTGGGGGTTCCGAACGGCTCCACGCAGACGGTGTGGGTGACGATGCGCGCGCCGCTCTCCGCCCGGTGGACGCACGACGAGGGGGGCTCGAGGGCGGAGCCGAGCATCACCGCGACGCTGCGCTTCGGGCCGCATGCGCTCAAGCCGGTGACGCAGGCGCTGGGGGTGTCGGAGGGGACGGCGGTGACGTTCGATGCACACTCGGATGGGGATGTCTGCCGGCTCCAGAAGCCGTGCGAGTGGGAGGCGACGCTCGACGTGGCCATCGCGGCGGGCTCGCCCGTCCCCGGCGTGGTGGAGGTGGATTGGCGGATGGTGGGCGAGGTGAGCTTCGATGAGACGGTGGACGATGAGCCCCAGGGGCTCGAGTTCAACGTGGGGACCCGCTGACGCGTGAGGGCCTCGCGTGCCACCGCGTGCGTGCCGGGTGACACGCTGCTGCATCCGCTGGTGTTCTGCGCGGTGTTGGTGCTCGTGCTGAACGACCATGTGTTCAAGGTGCGTTGGCCGTCCTGGTGGACGGGCAAGCTGTCGGACGTGGCGGGGCTCGCGATGTTCCCGCTGCTCCTGCAGGGCCTCTGGGAGCAGGCGCGGGGACGCAGCGCGCGGGACGACTTCCAGCCGTCGCTCGCGGTGCTGACGACGTGCGTGGTGCTGACGGGGCTGGTGTTCACCGCCATCAAGGTCCTGGAGCCCGCGGCCGACGCCTGGCGCTGGGGGCTCGGGGGACTGCAGTGGCCCGTGCGCGCGGCGTGGGCCGTGGTCTCCAGTCGCGCGGTGCCGTCTGTCGCGCCAGTTGCGCACACGATGGACGTGACGGACCTGCTCGCGTTGCCGGCGCTGGGCGTCTCGTACTGGCTGGGGCGCAAGCGCTGCGCGAGTCACCCCGTTCAGAGTGAGCCGAGGAACGCGAGCAGCGCTTCACGGTCCTC
It contains:
- a CDS encoding glycoside hydrolase family 43 protein, which encodes MKRSPWWSVVGCLSSVLSFGAGCGAEAPQDTQAPEQSTAALACSTRITYGDRWIHPANHPNPYDVASDLVTWDGVCVNEGTNSYAVLSNGWKPYFTGNNACVLALDTDCPGASACATRVTYGAAWIHPANHPAQHDDTGGRVFWDRACVNAPPNSYAVLSNGWGPYFTGANACGISLRYTGCGGLYQNPVVPTDCADPGVIHDGTRYVAACTSGGAASAFPLRVSTDLVTWTSAGSIFPSGTRPSWATGDFWAPEIHRVGGRFIAYYTARHSSGKLAIGAATASSALGPFTDLGRPLILDAGMGMIDATFFADAAGTGYLVWKADGNAVGQPTPIYGQALSADGLSLVGTRRTLITNDLGWEGGVVEAPWVVARGGYYYLFYSGNAYYNSTYAVGVARATSPLGPYTKAGAPILATGGGWVGPGHNSVVNGPGGDTYMVYHAWNAAHTARVMLVDAITWPNGWPAVPEAPSAGSRPQP
- a CDS encoding LysR substrate-binding domain-containing protein, which codes for MTLPTAWLPALAAFEAAARHQNFARAGQELHLTASAVSHHVRKLEGMLGVTLFQRHARGVELTVEGRQLADAASGALTDIHDVVRELSDARSERHLVRVTTMHSLAHTWLVPRLAEFNAQHPRLRVRVDSDMTLSRFDEGGPDLGIRYGMGHWPGMTTHALMPDAMFPVASPRLPGVEHILTPADIPRLPLIEDLARQTWPDWLRAADVHGAALDVRHTFSDTTNAMQAAVWGLGAALARERVCETFLADGSLLRLPGPALPTRYSYFVVYPSHRRLRTAARAFTDWLLTQPERPAPTRVATKAPTL
- a CDS encoding PH domain-containing protein, whose amino-acid sequence is MFGKLAADALGLSDVGSVIAPADYDKVDSDDYVNHEDQEKIFFLIKSKSDEYCFTNRALIHLDGTSAASKKRMLRRFTYAANPISNVMLETAGTIDMDVEIKFRLGNRDYSIDVHKKQLEQVKDLYKALFRIAEMQHENELSLAHAKTSLDVASTTLGRGAASGAPVVESFKELNQAAFAWLTGAQQKYWVKDFGAVFERYIKA
- a CDS encoding RNA polymerase sigma factor — translated: MTSPEKHRAIEAVWRIESARLIAGLTRMVRDVGLAEELAQDALVAAMERWPDSGIPDNPGAWLMATAKRRAIDELRRGKRVERKHEELGHELESDQAHGQPDLDTALDNDVGDDLLRLMFIACHPILSTEARVALTLRLLGGLTTEEIARAFLVPGPTVAQRIVRAKRTLAEEKVPFELPHGEELAARLSSVLEVIYLVFNEGYSATAGDDWMRPELCADALRLGRILAELAPLEPEVHGLVALMEIQASRSRARVGPSGEPVLLLEQNRGLWDPLLIRRGLAALERAEKLGGAQGPYALQAALAACHARARKAEETDWARIASLYGVLVRLSPSPVVELNRAVALSMAYGPAAGLAVVDTLTSEPTLAHYHLLPSVRGDLLRKLGRFDEARKEFERAASLTRNAREQALLLERAQDCTRGRA
- a CDS encoding DUF2277 domain-containing protein; translation: MCRNIKPLFNFTPPSTDDDIRAAALQFVRKIAGTRKPSKQNTDAFDVAVEEIYQSSKRMLDGLVATTPPRDRVRFEALKRLRYKKAADAG
- the amaB gene encoding L-piperidine-6-carboxylate dehydrogenase, translated to MLHPILDALGLGEHNPGSYLGNGEWADSRSEPLLEVFNPSNGAKLATVSSATADEYERLMHAAAQAFVAWRALPAPRRGEAIRLCGEALRRHKDALGSLVSLEMGKVKAEGDGEVQEMIDIADFAVGQSRMLYGLTMHSERPGHRMYEQWHPLGLVGIISAFNFPVAVWSWNAFIAAVCGDVSIWKPSPKTPLTSIAATRICNAALKAGGFPEVFFLLNAAGTARAERLVDDARVALVSFTGSSAVGRQVGVRVAQRLGRSLLELGGNNAIIVDATADLKLAIPAIVFGAVGTAGQRCTTTRRLIVHASILDDVLGKLASAYAQVEKRIGDPLEAGTLMGPLIDRAAVKRFEATLDQARAAGARVVSGGKALERPGHYVQPTLVTDVKPTDAWVQEETFAPILYVLPYRTLEEAIVIQNGVPQGLSSSVFTKDLQVAERFLSASGSDCGIANVNIGTSGAEIGGAFGGEKDTGGGRESGSDAWKAYMRRQTNTLNYSDALPLAQGIRFDL